Proteins encoded together in one Campylobacter concisus window:
- the ung gene encoding uracil-DNA glycosylase → MQINLDDVKIEPSWKEVLKDEFLSENFARIKENFLKARSAGVVYPPSGLIFNAFNLTPFHTVKVVILGQDPYHGANQAMGLSFSVPSGVRVPPSLVNIYKEIYADLGIKEPNSGDLTKWAKQGVLLLNSTLSVSAGAANSHASFGWQGFTDAVIRKISKNLQNVVFILWGNPAKAKAPLIDASKHLILEAAHPSPLARGAFFGCRHFSKANIYLANHGKTPIEWDLNAKI, encoded by the coding sequence ATGCAGATAAATTTAGATGACGTAAAGATCGAGCCAAGCTGGAAAGAGGTGCTAAAAGATGAGTTTTTGAGTGAAAATTTCGCTCGCATCAAAGAGAATTTCTTAAAAGCAAGGAGTGCTGGCGTCGTCTATCCACCAAGCGGGCTTATATTTAACGCATTTAATCTAACGCCGTTTCACACCGTAAAGGTCGTCATCCTAGGCCAAGACCCATATCACGGCGCAAATCAAGCCATGGGGCTAAGCTTTTCAGTGCCAAGTGGCGTGAGAGTACCGCCAAGCCTTGTTAATATCTACAAAGAAATTTACGCCGACCTTGGCATAAAAGAGCCAAATAGCGGCGATCTTACAAAGTGGGCAAAGCAAGGCGTGCTGCTACTAAACTCGACTTTAAGCGTAAGTGCTGGAGCGGCAAATTCTCACGCTAGCTTTGGCTGGCAGGGCTTTACAGACGCCGTCATAAGAAAGATAAGTAAGAATTTACAAAACGTAGTTTTTATTCTCTGGGGCAACCCAGCCAAGGCAAAAGCGCCGCTAATAGACGCCAGCAAGCATCTCATCTTAGAAGCAGCCCACCCAAGTCCGCTAGCTCGTGGGGCGTTTTTTGGCTGCAGACACTTTTCAAAGGCAAATATCTACCTAGCAAACCACGGCAAAACGCCCATCGAGTGGGACTTAAACGCTAAAATTTGA
- a CDS encoding replication-associated recombination protein A, producing the protein MFRPKNLDEICGQKAVKAAFLKFIATSKIPHSIFYGPAGCGKTSFARAVASGANYDFYEFDGGNLKIDDFRKILKNYENALNKPLFFIDEIHRLSKTQQEALLIPMENYKALVIGASTENPFFTLSSGIRSRSMLFEFRPLSSGDFEELLGKIREQISFSIDEEAKEYLFKSSGGDARAMLNLLEFAVTLDENVSLENLKTLRQNALKEGAKEDDTHYELASAFIKSLRGSDENAVIYYLARLIDSGESADFIARRMAIFASEDIGNANPNALNLAASTLSIVKDIGFPEARIILAQCAIYLASSPKSNSSYNAINAALRYVQSEEILKIPPYLKNHTKESKDYLYPHDFGGWVEQKYLEKPLVFYKSKGIGFEKTLNEWLDKIKSKD; encoded by the coding sequence ATGTTTAGACCAAAAAACTTGGATGAAATTTGCGGCCAAAAAGCAGTTAAAGCGGCCTTTTTAAAATTTATAGCCACAAGCAAGATACCGCACTCCATATTTTATGGTCCAGCAGGCTGTGGCAAGACAAGCTTTGCAAGAGCAGTGGCAAGCGGCGCAAACTACGACTTTTACGAGTTTGATGGCGGAAATTTAAAGATAGATGACTTTCGCAAAATTTTAAAAAACTACGAAAACGCCCTAAATAAGCCACTCTTTTTCATAGATGAGATCCACAGGCTTAGCAAAACCCAGCAAGAAGCACTGCTTATACCCATGGAAAACTACAAAGCCCTAGTCATCGGCGCTAGCACGGAAAATCCCTTTTTTACGCTAAGCTCAGGCATCAGAAGCCGCTCGATGCTCTTTGAGTTTAGACCGCTTAGCAGTGGCGATTTTGAGGAGCTTCTTGGCAAGATCAGAGAGCAAATTTCATTTAGCATAGATGAAGAGGCGAAGGAGTATCTTTTTAAAAGTAGCGGCGGCGACGCAAGAGCTATGCTAAATTTACTCGAATTTGCCGTCACGCTTGATGAAAATGTGAGCCTAGAAAATTTAAAAACACTTCGCCAAAACGCCCTAAAAGAGGGAGCAAAAGAGGACGACACACACTACGAGCTAGCAAGCGCTTTTATAAAAAGTCTGCGTGGAAGCGACGAAAACGCCGTCATATACTACCTTGCAAGGCTCATAGACTCTGGCGAGAGTGCTGACTTTATCGCTAGAAGGATGGCGATATTTGCCAGCGAAGACATCGGCAATGCAAACCCAAATGCGCTAAATTTAGCCGCAAGCACGCTTAGCATCGTAAAAGATATAGGCTTTCCAGAGGCTAGGATCATACTGGCTCAGTGCGCCATCTATCTAGCCAGCTCGCCAAAGTCAAACTCCAGCTACAACGCGATAAATGCCGCTCTAAGATACGTGCAAAGCGAAGAAATTTTAAAAATTCCACCATATCTAAAAAATCACACAAAAGAGAGCAAAGACTACCTTTATCCGCATGATTTTGGCGGCTGGGTTGAACAAAAATATCTAG
- a CDS encoding YbaK/EbsC family protein, whose product MSEQIFNKIHDLLSKNEAKFRVIEHESARTSEEVAKIRGTKMSQGAKALVCSIKGVSEEKFRQIFKDENVLDSYLLDDEKPAMKAGKIYLLAVLPADEQADLDALTQKFDGKRVSLASPDEVTALADCVFGSVPPFSFHKNLHLVVDESLLERNEEIAFNAGLLDRSLILNAKDYARIVKPVFVKFAKEKC is encoded by the coding sequence GTGTCTGAGCAAATTTTTAATAAAATCCACGATCTTCTTAGCAAAAATGAGGCTAAATTTAGAGTGATAGAGCATGAGAGTGCTAGGACTTCAGAGGAGGTTGCTAAGATAAGGGGCACGAAGATGAGTCAGGGCGCAAAGGCGCTGGTGTGCTCTATAAAGGGCGTTAGTGAGGAGAAATTTAGGCAAATTTTTAAAGATGAAAATGTGCTAGATAGCTACTTGCTAGATGATGAAAAGCCCGCGATGAAGGCTGGTAAAATTTACTTGCTCGCTGTCTTGCCAGCTGATGAGCAGGCTGATCTTGACGCGCTTACGCAAAAATTTGATGGTAAAAGAGTAAGCCTTGCTAGCCCAGATGAGGTCACAGCGCTTGCTGATTGCGTATTTGGCTCGGTTCCGCCATTTAGCTTTCATAAAAATTTGCACCTTGTCGTGGATGAGAGTTTGTTAGAGCGAAACGAGGAGATCGCCTTTAATGCAGGGCTTCTTGATAGATCGCTCATCTTAAACGCAAAAGACTATGCCAGGATAGTAAAGCCAGTGTTTGTTAAATTCGCAAAAGAAAAGTGCTAG
- a CDS encoding pyridoxamine 5'-phosphate oxidase family protein, producing MRRKDRELSPDEALNIIDNCEYGVISCVDDEGEIFSVPISPVRVGESIFVHGATAGSKAKLLQNGRKVEFVCVSFNKIPHLNDSELEMIKDDGKALGGKVFTTEYKSAIAKTRAYEVKDEAKRYEILKILSQKYTAYAMSTFDVAAEYGLKNMKIYELKIESLSAKAKILPKAVKE from the coding sequence ATGAGGAGAAAAGATAGAGAACTAAGCCCTGACGAGGCGCTTAACATCATCGATAACTGCGAATACGGCGTGATCTCATGCGTGGATGATGAGGGAGAAATTTTTAGCGTGCCTATCTCACCGGTTAGGGTTGGTGAGAGCATTTTTGTCCACGGAGCGACCGCTGGTAGCAAGGCAAAACTGCTTCAAAATGGGCGAAAAGTGGAGTTTGTCTGCGTAAGCTTTAATAAAATCCCACACCTAAATGATAGCGAGCTAGAAATGATAAAGGACGATGGCAAGGCGCTTGGCGGCAAGGTCTTTACGACTGAATACAAAAGCGCCATCGCAAAAACAAGAGCCTACGAAGTGAAAGATGAAGCCAAAAGATATGAAATTTTAAAAATTCTCAGCCAAAAATACACCGCCTACGCGATGAGCACCTTTGACGTGGCGGCCGAGTATGGGCTAAAAAATATGAAAATTTACGAGCTAAAGATAGAGAGCCTTAGCGCAAAGGCCAAAATTTTGCCAAAAGCGGTAAAGGAGTAA